The genome window ATCGGCCGGACAGCCATCTACGGCGGCATCGACATCTCACCGATGCTCATGGCGGTCGGCTTCATTGTCGGCTTCGAGGTCTCCCTGCTGGTGTTCCTGGGCGGCGCCATCAGTTTCCTGGGCGCGATTCCGGTGCTCGCCTGGGGGGCCGACATCAACGGGGACACGACCGCCTGGGTGATGGCCGAGATCTGGGACAAGAAGATCCGCTACTTCGGAATCGGTGCGATGGTCGTGGCCGGCATCTATTCCCTCATCAAGGTCTCCGGAAGCATCGCGGCCGGCCTTCGCAGCGCGATTCACGGGATATCGGGACGCGACGACCAGTCGCTCCTGCCGCGGACCGAACAGAACATCACCGGTCGCTGGCTGGCCTTGCTCATCGCCGGCTGCGTGGTGCTCACGGCGGGCGTCTACTACGCGATGACCGGGCACGTGATCACCACAGTGGTCACGACGGCAGCCATGTTGGTTCTGGCCTTCTTCTTCGTGGCCGTCGCCAGCTACATCGCCGGTCTCGTCGGCTCGTCGAACAGTCCCGTTTCCGGGATGACGATTTGCACCGTGCTCGTCACCGCCGGCCTGCTCCTCGTGCTCGGCTACACCGGGGCCGAGGGGATGCTCGCCACACTCGGAGTCGCGGGAATCGTCTGCTGCGCCGCGTGCACGTCGGGTGACATCTGCCAGGATCTCAAGATCGGACATATCCTCGGCGCCACCCCGCGGCGGCAGCAGTGGGCCGAGGTCGCCGGAACGATCGCTCCCGCCTTCATCATCGCCCCGGTCATGTCGCTGCTGCTCCACGCCTATGGGATCGGCGAACCGGTCCGGGAGGGGGTCGCACCGCTCAAAGCTCCGCAGGCGATGATGTTCAAGGAGTTGGTGGGCACCCTGTTCTCCGACCGTCCCCTGCCCTGGTCCCTCGTCGGCGCCGGCGCCGCCGTGGGGATCGCCGCGATCGTCATCGACACCTTCCTGCTCGCGCCCGCGGGGACCAAGTTCCGGCTCCATGCCATGCCGCTAGCCGTCGGGATGTACCTCCCATGGACGGTCACCACGCCCATCTTGCTGGGAGGCATCGTCTATCTCCTCGTCGAGAAGGGAGCCGAGCGGCAGGGACTTCCCGCCGAGAGCCGCCGCAAGATGATTCACAGCGGACTGCTCTTCTCTTCGGGCCTGGTCGCGGGCGAAGCGATCATGGGGATCGTGATCGCGGTGCTGATGGTCTTCCAGCTCCCGCTGCCGCTCTTCCCGGACTGGGCCCCCCGTGGCGTCCTTCAGATCGTCTCGCTCGGCGCGCTCGTGTTCATGACATGGCTTCTGTGGAGGAAGGCCACGCGGATACGCCAGGCCTGAGGGCACCTGCGCCTTCTCGTTCGCAGAAGCTGGCGCGGATCTCGACCGGCGAGAAACCACGAGACCGCGCCTGCGAGAACCGTTCTTGCGGGAGGGACGCCTCGCGTGGAGCCCGAGTGCGACGAGAAACCCGGCGCTGCTCAGCCCATGCACCCAGGCCAGCGTCAAACGGAGCGGCGGGATCGTTACCACTTCGAGCGCGTAGCCGCTGGCGATCATCGTCAACCCGATGATCAGGTTCGCGAGGCCGGTGCGCCGCCTCGCCCGACCCGGTCCGAAGAGCCGTGGAACGACATGCACGCCCAAGACCCAGCCGAACAAGAGCACCAGCGCCGGCGCGAGAACAACGTGTGCCGCCAGCGCCCAGGGTTGGAGTGGGTGGTTGTAAGCGGAAAAGGGGTCGTCGTTCTCGAGTAGCTCGCGCATCCCGACGAAGGCGGCGCCGGTGAGTGCGGTCGCGAGCGTGATCGCGATCAGCGCTGCGCGCA of Acidobacteriota bacterium contains these proteins:
- a CDS encoding oligopeptide transporter, OPT family, with amino-acid sequence MSLPVEPYVPASKSIPEATIQAVGLGLVLSFLMCAANIYVGLYAGMTVSAAIPASVISMGVLRGLLRRGTVLENNIVHTIASSGESLAAGIIFTVPALVLLRVWADFNYWETTLIAMAGGVMGVTMMIPLRRAMIIEQPELRFPEGVACAEVLKAGDRGGEDMLGIFTALGIGGLFKVLVSVFGFFSGSVEKAVRIGRTAIYGGIDISPMLMAVGFIVGFEVSLLVFLGGAISFLGAIPVLAWGADINGDTTAWVMAEIWDKKIRYFGIGAMVVAGIYSLIKVSGSIAAGLRSAIHGISGRDDQSLLPRTEQNITGRWLALLIAGCVVLTAGVYYAMTGHVITTVVTTAAMLVLAFFFVAVASYIAGLVGSSNSPVSGMTICTVLVTAGLLLVLGYTGAEGMLATLGVAGIVCCAACTSGDICQDLKIGHILGATPRRQQWAEVAGTIAPAFIIAPVMSLLLHAYGIGEPVREGVAPLKAPQAMMFKELVGTLFSDRPLPWSLVGAGAAVGIAAIVIDTFLLAPAGTKFRLHAMPLAVGMYLPWTVTTPILLGGIVYLLVEKGAERQGLPAESRRKMIHSGLLFSSGLVAGEAIMGIVIAVLMVFQLPLPLFPDWAPRGVLQIVSLGALVFMTWLLWRKATRIRQA